Genomic DNA from Nitrospira sp.:
ACCACCACCCCATAACCAAATGATTCTGTTTGATTTTTAACCGGACACTAGTGATTTGGCATGCTATTTGACGACAGAGTCGTCAAATAGCATGCCCTATGAATTCGACACCGGCTATCACTCGATCGCTGTATTTAGCGGACCTCGTGGAGAAGAAGTCCCACTTTCTCTTGGGACCTCGCCAAACCGGGAAGAGCTTCCTGATCACCCAGACTTTCCGTAGTGCCCGCATCTACGATCTCCTGGATACATCCGTCTATCTGACACTCAGTCAACGCCCACAGCGATTGGCCGAAGAACTCACTCCCAAGGATCGGCTAGTAGTTATCGACGAAATTCAACGGCTCCCGGGACTGCTGAACGAAGTACACAGACTCATTGAGCAACGAGGGATTCGATTTTTGCTCACGGGTTCAAGTGCTCGCAAGCTTCGACAGGGCGGAGTCAATCTCTTGGGAGGGCGAGCGAGGACCAAATACCTGCACCCACTCACTCAGAGAGAATTGGGAGCACACTTTGATCTGAATAAGTTTATTGCTCGCGGCGGATTGCCTTCCATCTATTTTTCAGATGACCCCCGCGCGGATCTCTACGCCTACACCGGTTCGTATCTGCAGCAGGAGATCGTGGCGGAAGGAGCGACGAGGAATATTTCAGCCTTCAGTCGGTTCCTAAAGGTGGTCGCCTACTGCAATGCGACCATCGTCAATTTCACCAACGTGGCCACCGATGCCCAAGTCCCACGCACCACTGTCTACGAGTACTTTGAGATCTTGAAAGACACGCTCATCCTTCATGAACTACCGGCCTGGCGTGAAACCAAACAGCACAAACCATTGGCGTCCTCGAAATATTACTTTTTCGATATCGGCGTCGTGGCCGCCCTCCAAGAACGGCAATACCGTCGAGGTACGCCGGAATACGGGCAAGCGGTGGAAACCTACCTCTTTCCACTAGTGTCCGGTTAAAAATCAAACAGAATCATTTGGTTATGGGGTGGTGGTGCTTCGTTCCGCTCATTCAACCCGCAGAAATTGCACTTATGAGTTGAATTCGCGCCTCCTGGTTGTTCAGCATTTCCACTTCCTCACTTGGTCGGTTTCAAGGAGACAAAGATGACTTCGTCATAGGTCTGGCCGTTGATGGTGAAACTGGCCGGATCGGAACAGGGACCGGTGAGGATGAACTCACAGACCGTGAGCGGTTTCCCATCGCGAGTGCGGTCACCGCTCGCCTTGGTGCAGAGACGGTCACGGAAGACCGGATCCTGCGCGTCGATCTTCATGTGCGTCCCGGAGCACACGTAGGCGACCGGATGAGCGCTGAAGAGGTTGCCGAAGAACCCTCCTTCGAGGAGGGAATAGGCCTTGGTGTCTTCTTTCGACGGCGCCAGAAACGGTGCGGTTCCAGGTTTCGCATGCAGCCAGACTTCCACATGTTTGCCGGCATAGTTGGTCAAGGCCAACATACAGGCTGAGACCCATCGTTCTTGGAACGGGGTCAGAGGAGTTTTCAACCATTCGGGAGCCAACCCGAGGTGTCCGGGAAACGTGAAGCGCTCATGGCCCTGTACGGAAAAGAGCACCACCGAATCCGGCAGGGCACAATTGACAAGATATTTCAGTTGGTGCCGTGCGGTCTCAGTTGCGACCAGTGTAGGATCAGCCAGTTCGACTTCCTGAATCGGCTGGGAACTAGCACTCTTCCGTGTCTCTGCGGCCACAGGCCCGAAAAACAGGCTGAGTAGAAAGGGGATGGTCAGGACAGCCCACATGATTAGCCAAAGCCACGATGGAGAAGTTGGGAGGGGCGGATGCGCTCCGCCCCTCGAGAGCCAGACGAGCTGTTATTTGCCCAAGGCCTTCTGGCCAATACGGGAAAGGTCCAAACCAGTTGCATGGAGGCCGTTCGCAGCTATCCTTCCGCTCGCAACTCGTTCGTTCACGGGCATGGGTGCCAGACCGTTCGCAGCAAGCCGCTGAACCCGTGCGTCGGAAGGCAATGCCGCAAAGAATACCGTGGCACAGCCAGCGATCACCACTGCCGTTAGCATCGTTTTCATGTCTCCACCTCCATGTGTGTGATGTGTATGATGTGAGCGCATTCGCTCCTTTCAATATGGCGGCATTGCATCACAGGACCGATCACGGATTGATCACGGATTCACCCCCACCGTCTATACTGGTGAAATACTTAAGAAGACTGAGCCCAAGAGCGAGCGACCGCTTGCGGGGATTATGCGGCCTGAGAGATGACCCTCGGCACCATGTGGAGAGATTCTGAAAACTAGCGTTCGGTGAGCAGAGAGTCAGACACAGCGTGCCTAATTCCCAATCAGCTGGCAGTTCGGGCGAGTCGGTTCCGAGAGGGATGCAGCCAGGGGAGATGATCGGTCGCAGGGAGAAACACACCGGCATAGAGCGATCGCGCCTGTTTCGCTAGGTTCTCACCCTGCTCCTGTTTCCCCTGTTCCATGAGGAGCAAGGCCTCTTTCGCGAGCTGCTCGAACGCGAGGGCATCCACCCAACACAGCGTCTGGTTCAACGACAGGCGATTCTCCTGCAGCGTCACGGCCTCCTTGTGTTTCAGGAGAACACGCAGTCGATTCAGCTCCGTCGTGAGCGCCTGGTAGGCCTGGGCGCCATCAGACTCAGGCCAGAGCAGGTCGCAGAGCGTCTCGGCCGGCACCTGCTGTCCCCCATGGGCGACGATCGCTTGTAACAACGCCAAGGTCTTGCGCGGAATCTTACGTCCAAACTGAAGCGGCTGGTCATTCACGAGAATCTCGAACTTCCCCAACGTGTACACGTTAATCGCCCAGGGCCAGGCCGTGGAGTACCGCGCGATCCCGACCGGCTTGATCTGCAGATTCCTGATGAGCGAGCGAACAAATTTCGGTTCAATCTGCTCCTCCAGCGCCCGCACCAAAATTCGCGTGGCCTCGTCCGGTCGCCACCAAGGCAGATAGTGTTGCTCCGTCTCGGCAGCCAATGCCAGCCCCGCTCGTAAGGCCATGAGTCCATCCGATTCCCGCCCCGCATCGAGGTCCAGGCGCGCTGTGGCCAAGAGCCACAAGCACCGTTCATACGTATTGCGAGGAGAGTTCCGAACCTGCGCGTCAATAGTGGCTAAATGTTTCCGCGCTTCCTCGTCGTTCCCCAGCGCATGACAGGTCATGGCCCATCCAACCGTCCCATCCACCTCGCCGATAGGACATTGCGTACCGGCAATCAGCTTGTCCGCCTGCTCACACTCACGCCAGGCTAACTGGAAATCCTCGACCAGATACGCCTGCCACGCCGTGAGAAAGTGCAGAAATCCACGCTGAAATGGGGCGAGTTGGTCGCGCAACGGGTTCACCATGGCGAGATACCGTTCAGCCTCCTGGGGACGGTTGAGCATGAGACGCGTGTACACCCCTTGTCCCGAGGCCCATCCAATCAGGAAGTAGATCCCCTGTGCGTGGCACTGCTCGATAATCCGGTCGGTCATGGCCAAGGCCCGATCCATGTCACCTCTACCCCAGAAGGTATGTCCTTCCGCATAATCGCGTAGAAGCTGAGCCAGGGGTGGGGGGAGTCTCCCAGTCGGTTCCGTATCCTTGCAGAAAAGTGGTTCTTGGCGGGATGGTTCGTTCCTGTATGAAGATCAATGTGCGCACTATGGGCGTAGGCCTGGGCCAACGAGAAGGGATCATCAATGGACGGGAGCAGCCGGTCCAGTTCTTCTCGCACAAACGGGATCAAGGAGGAGCCAATCTGGTGCCAGGTCAAGACCCCTAAGACGGCCGTGAGAAATTCGAACCGAATGGGAGCGGGCATGTCGGCGGGCATATTCTTCAGCCACCTCTCACCAATTTCCATCCATGGATCGACTCGGCCAAACTGGTCCCAGGAATTGATAATGGCCTTGACGACTCCGGCCCACGCCAAGACCTGTCCAACTAACTCGCCGTTGGCTTCAAACAGGCGATAGGCTTGCTCGTGCTGTGCGCGGATCTGCTCCAGCGCGGCCGCATTGACCGGCGGGGTGGCGCAGGCTGACCAATGCACAAGCCATGGATCATTCGCACGGTGTTCCGATGGGATCGTCTGGAACCACCGCTGGATGAGCGCAAAGCGGCCTTGACGCAAGAGATTCGGCGCATGGGAGATGATGGCCTGGGCCACAGCATCATGGTCTTGCACGTCTATAGACAGATCGACTGCGGCTTCGACCTGACCGTCTGTAGCAAGGAGATGGGCGGTTGTGGTGCGCAGGGCGACGAGTCGCTCTGGCGACCAGTGCTGTCGGAGCCGATGCCGGAGAAAATCCTGAAGCAAGGGGTGATAGGTGTAAGACGCCGGAGTTCCATCATGCCGCTCGACAAAGTAGCGCCGCCGATAGAGTGTCTCCAAGCAAGATTCGGCGTCACGATGCCCCGACAACTCCGTGGCCATGGGTCCCGTGATGACAGGACAGTAGGCTGTCGAGCACAACACCTCTTGCGTGCTCACATCCATGTGCGCAAAGACCTCTGCACCGAGATAGTTGAACATCGCCTGGCGGGATTGTTCGCGGCCCGTCAGTGTGGTTTTTGATCCGGTAGCCTCTTCCAGGAGCAAGACCAACCCGGCCATCCACCCATCGAGTGTGGCTACGGCTTGGGCCAGTGTCTTCTCGGCAGTGGCGTCGCGTCGGCGAGACCGGTACAGGGCGATGATTGCGCGGCTTTCCGCCGGTGTGAGACGCAGCAGGTGACCATCGAATACCGTCATGCGACGCGATGCCAGCAGATGGGCCCATGCCGGTGGCGGCGCTTCACGGCTGATGATCACCACCGAACGTTTCGCAGCCAGGTGGCTGAGTCCCAGCGCCAACATCTCATGGACAAGGCTGTCGGCTGGAATTGTTTGGTAGTTATCCAAGACCAGCGCGACGGATCTCGGCAATTGCGCGTCGAGCGCCTCGAAGACATTGCGCGTGAACACGGACACACCCTGCAAATACTCCGGCGTCAGATGGGGCAGCAGCGGACTCTTCCTCGGCGCAAGCGGACGCGCCGCGAGACTGAGATAGTGAAAGAACGTCGCCAGATCCCCGTCCCGCTCGTCCGCCGTATACCAGAGGGGTCGCAGGCGACGTGCATGCAGATAGCTCGCCACCAAGGTTGTCTTGCCCGCACCTGGTGGGGCAGCGATCCAGATGATGGGGCGGGTGCGGGCGCGATCCAGTTCGCGAAACAACCGTGCACGGGGCACGATCTTCGGCAACCTCGGAGGCGTGAGTTTGCTCGGGAGTGGCCGATTCCGACCAGGGGTCGGCGGATCTATCGGCTTCGACATGGTCTTGTTCCTAATGAATAGTTTTTCGGATCGTGCCACAGCGAGACGCGCGCTCGCAAGCAGGAGCAAGCTGAGGGAACAGTCCACCAACATCACTTTCAAACGTGTGAAGCGTCATCCGCGTCTGAAACACAAGGGACGAGAGTGCGGCCTTTTTGAACATCGTAACGGTATTGTGACGTTTGTCTGCACAGGTAGCGTCAGCAACGGTACCGGGAGTCTTTCAATTGCGCACCGCAGAGTAACGCCTACTGCGGTGACTCATTCTCCTTTCCCACCACGCGCAGAACAACACTGTTTGCTTAGCGACGTGTGAGGGGCTTGAGCAAAGCAAGCCCCTCAGCGCCTCTCAGCCCTTCTTCCGATTCGCCAGGTGCCCGGATCGCACCTGGCAAGCCAGGACGTCGCAGATCACCCTGGTGGCCATGAGGCTCGTAATCTCCGCCGCGTCGTAGGGCGGTGAACATTCCACGATTTCCATGCCAGCCAGCGGTTTCGTGTCGGCGATGATCTGGAGAAACTTCAGCACTTCACGCGGGAGGAACCCGCCCGGCTCCGGCCAACCGGTGCCCGGCACAAATGCGGCATCCAAGCAATCCACGTCGAAGCTGAGCCACACCGCATCCACCCCATCAAACGCCACTTCGAGCGCCTGCTTCGCCGCATTCTCGATGCCCATTTCCACGCAGTCAGTGACAGTCATGATGCTCGTCTGACGCTCCCGCCCGGCCTTCACGCCGGGTCTGGGCGCTTGCCAGCCACCGATGCCGATCTGCACAAGATTCTTGGCGGGTACATTCTGAATATTCGTCGCGTGAAACCAGGGCGTGGTGTGCATGCGTTCGTCGAGATCGGTCTCCTGTGTGTCGACATGCCGATCGAAGTGAAGAATCCCGAGCTTCTTGCCGTTCATATTCTGAGCCACGCCCCGCACGGTCGCAAATCCCAGAGAATGGTCCCCACCCAAAACCACGGGAAAGGCCCCGCTGGCATAGACATGGCCGACCCCTTTGCTGACTTGGTCGAAGGTCTTCTCGATGTTGCCGGGGATGGTGAACACGTCACCGAGATCGCACATGGAGATCGACTCTCTGAGATCCACGCCGAGCTCGAAGCTATAGCTGCCATACAACGCAGAGATCTTTCGAATGCCTTGGGGGCCGAATCGAGTGCCTGCCCGATAGGTGGTTCCCCCGTCGAACGGCGCCCCGAGAATGGCAACATCGTATTCCCCGCACTTGCGGACATCTTCGACATACGGCGCTTTGGTGAAGGTATTGATGCCCGCGAAGTGCGGGAGCTCTCCACGACTAAAAGTGGGAATGCGGCGATCTTTGATGGAATCAGCCCCTTGCAGACCCAATTCAAGACCTCGGGCCACTTCTTCTTCATATTTCGTGGTCGGCAACAGTGCCTCTGCTTCCACGGCGAACTTCGCCTCCGGCCCGTACTTGTCATGCAGTGGAACCTTGCCTTGGTATGTTCTCTTCTTTGCCATACGTGCTCCTTTCTAGGTATAAATGGATTCTGACTCTCTGTGAAACGCTCCTTCAACACAAGCCGTGACGAACGGCCTGTCTTTCATTCTTCAGTTGCGGTCGACTCCCGTGGACTCGGCGGGGCGTCGCTCCTTGTCGATCTCCCGACCAGGAGATACAGCGTGGTCACACCGAGGATACCTCCGAGAACCAGCGGGACAGCCCAGAGTTGCCACCAGGGGGCATCAGGCGACACGGCATAGGGGCGCGGCCACGCGATGTTGACGAATTCAAAAAGCGACCAGAGAAACGCTGCGATATTGATCAGCAATCCCCACGAGCCGAGTTTCAGTTGACCTAACGAAGGGTCCCAGCGCCCTGTGAGACGGGTGTACAGTCCCACACCCGTGGTCATCGCAAACATGGCGTACAACCCGCCCGTGCCAAAGGCTAACACCGTGGCGACGGCGTCATCGTTGAGACCGAACAGCAATCCCAGGGTGGCCAGCAGTACTGTGAACAGCACGGCGTTCCGGGGAGCCCCTGCAGCAGTGACCCGGCTGAGGATGGCCGGCATACTGCCTTCGCGAGCCATGGAAAACACGATCCGGGAGGTGTATTGGACCATGGATGACCCGCAAGCCAGAAATGCGACCATGACAATGGCCAGAAACGGGGTTTCGGCCCAGGCACCAAAGTTGGCGACGATCACGGGTGTGACAGGATCGGATGCGGCGCTCGTCTGCTGTAAGGTCTCGCGGCTGAAGCTGAGGGTCAGGGCGGCGGAGTTAAAGAGCACCACGCTTCCCACCATGCAGAGAGAGAAAAAGATGGCACGCGGCACCATCCGTTTGGGCTCGTGCGTTTCTTCGGCGATGGTCGAGC
This window encodes:
- a CDS encoding amino acid permease; protein product: MVGHDDPGMVRTPPASGSPETLHRSLSLWNSLTIGFATVSPVAGLYAIIGVQTIVTGGGWFAALALCLVMQLLVATVYAELSSQIPIAGGAYKWARQLGGATTGTYAGAIYVSSTIAMLTTTAYTGGVWLAIFFGSGGGTGVTLVIWGAVFLLVCTVLNLVHVSVFKFLISLGVYAEIVGSFGVALLLFFFFRQHDFSELFAHLGTGTAPSQTAAFLAALAISGWAFIGFDACSTIAEETHEPKRMVPRAIFFSLCMVGSVVLFNSAALTLSFSRETLQQTSAASDPVTPVIVANFGAWAETPFLAIVMVAFLACGSSMVQYTSRIVFSMAREGSMPAILSRVTAAGAPRNAVLFTVLLATLGLLFGLNDDAVATVLAFGTGGLYAMFAMTTGVGLYTRLTGRWDPSLGQLKLGSWGLLINIAAFLWSLFEFVNIAWPRPYAVSPDAPWWQLWAVPLVLGGILGVTTLYLLVGRSTRSDAPPSPRESTATEE
- a CDS encoding agmatinase, which encodes MAKKRTYQGKVPLHDKYGPEAKFAVEAEALLPTTKYEEEVARGLELGLQGADSIKDRRIPTFSRGELPHFAGINTFTKAPYVEDVRKCGEYDVAILGAPFDGGTTYRAGTRFGPQGIRKISALYGSYSFELGVDLRESISMCDLGDVFTIPGNIEKTFDQVSKGVGHVYASGAFPVVLGGDHSLGFATVRGVAQNMNGKKLGILHFDRHVDTQETDLDERMHTTPWFHATNIQNVPAKNLVQIGIGGWQAPRPGVKAGRERQTSIMTVTDCVEMGIENAAKQALEVAFDGVDAVWLSFDVDCLDAAFVPGTGWPEPGGFLPREVLKFLQIIADTKPLAGMEIVECSPPYDAAEITSLMATRVICDVLACQVRSGHLANRKKG
- a CDS encoding ATP-binding protein, whose translation is MNSTPAITRSLYLADLVEKKSHFLLGPRQTGKSFLITQTFRSARIYDLLDTSVYLTLSQRPQRLAEELTPKDRLVVIDEIQRLPGLLNEVHRLIEQRGIRFLLTGSSARKLRQGGVNLLGGRARTKYLHPLTQRELGAHFDLNKFIARGGLPSIYFSDDPRADLYAYTGSYLQQEIVAEGATRNISAFSRFLKVVAYCNATIVNFTNVATDAQVPRTTVYEYFEILKDTLILHELPAWRETKQHKPLASSKYYFFDIGVVAALQERQYRRGTPEYGQAVETYLFPLVSG